One Drosophila willistoni isolate 14030-0811.24 chromosome 2R unlocalized genomic scaffold, UCI_dwil_1.1 Seg167, whole genome shotgun sequence DNA segment encodes these proteins:
- the LOC6642464 gene encoding minor histocompatibility antigen H13 produces the protein MADAVIGTVKEVIKGIFENVTAKNNTADASATPSEKKPPSTPEGMAVAYGSLVIMAMLPIILGSIRSVKLHKLKKSTGEKADTMTKKDAMYFPLIASAALFGLYLFFKVFQKVHINYLLTGYFFVLGVIALAHLLSPVITSLMPAVVPKVPFHILFTKGEGKHKEDIINYKFSTHDIVCLVISSGIGVWYLLKKHWLANNLFGLAFAVNGVEMLHLNNFVTGVILLSGLFFYDIFWVFGTNVMVTVAKSFEAPIKLVFPQDLIEHGLGASNFAMLGLGDIVIPGIFIALLLRFDEASSGKKRKTRIYFYSTLAAYFLGLLATIFVMHVFKHAQPALLYLVPACMGTPLLVALIRGELKVLFAYEDHPEDKPEKKEKPSKEKDNKDKEEHHSTSSSLSKKKESKKAK, from the exons ATGGCGGATGCAGTGATTGGTACTGTCAAAGAAGTCATAAAAGGCATCTTTGAGAATGTAACGGCAAAGAACAATACCGCCGATGCAAGTGCgacaccgagcgaaaagaagCCGCCATCCACCCCTGAGGGTATGGCTGTGGCATATGGAAGTCTGGTGATAATGGCTATGTTACCCATTATATTAGGTTCCATACGTTCCGTTAAGCTGCACAAGTTAAAAAAG TCGACTGGTGAAAAGGCCGATACCATGACAAAAAAGGATGCCATGTATTTCCCATTGATTGCATCGGCAGCACTTTTTGGCCTCTATTTGTTCTTCAAGGTATTCCAAAAGGTTCACATCAATTATTTGCTTACCGGCTATTTCTTTGTCCTCGGAGTAATAGCCCTGGCCCACCTGCTGAGTCCTGTGATAACGTCTCTAATGCCTGCCGTAGTCCCCAAAGTACCTTTCCACATTCTCTTTACCAAGGGCGAGGGTAAACACAAAGAGgatattattaattataaattctCCACCCACGACATTGTATGCCTGGTCATCTCTTCGGGCATTGGCGTTTGGTATCTCCTGAAGAAACACTGGTTGGCCAATAACCTCTTTGGTTTGGCCTTCGCCGTTAATGGCGTCGAAATGTTGCATTTGAACAATTTCGTCACTGGTGTCATTTTGCTGTCCGGTTTGTTTTTCTATGACATCTTTTGGGTGTTTGGCACCAATGTCATGGTCACAGTGGCCAAAAGCTTTGAGGCACCCATTAAGCTAGTCTTCCCCCAGGACTTGATCGAACACGGTCTGGGAGCCTCGAACTTCGCCATGTTAGGCCTGGGTGATATTGTTATACCCGGTATATTCATTGCTCTGCTATTGCGTTTCGATGAGGCTTCTTCGGGCAAGAAGCGTAAGACCAGAATATACTTTTATTCAACATTGGCCGCATATTTCTTGGGTCTGTTGGCCACAATATTTGTAATGCATGTGTTTAAGCATGCGCAACCTGCCCTGCTTTATCTGGTACCCGCCTGCATGGGCACACCTCTGCTGGTGGCTCTAATCCGGGGAGAACTGAAGGTCCTTTTTGC CTATGAAGATCATCCAGAGGACAAACccgaaaagaaagagaaaccCAGCAAGGAGAAAGACAATAAAGACAAAGAGGAGCATCATTCTACTAGCTCCAGTttaagcaaaaagaaagagtCCAAGAAGGCCAAGTAA
- the LOC6642465 gene encoding phosphatidylethanolamine-binding protein 1 produces the protein MNRARLALGQRLIRCYSLTPKSNEPLKISKVAASAVNVNSPAAIKFFSSSLSLGKNCSIGKLQEFIIRRHSSSSVAKNMEEHCVVPDVIAKAPNATACVEYDGGISVQPGVVLTPTQVKNQPSVKWEADDSKFYTLCMTDPDAPSRKDPKFREWHHWLVGNIPGNKIDKGEVLSAYIGSGPPEGTGLHRYVFLIYEQKCELKFDEKRLPNNSGDDRGGFKIAKFAEKYNLGDPIAANLYQAEFDDYVPILYKQLGA, from the exons ATGAATCGAGCAAGATTGGCCTTAGGGCAGCGCCTGATCCGGTGCTATTCCTTGACGCCCAAGTCGAATGAACCCTTGAAGATTTCCAAAGTCGCTGCATCCGCTGTGAATGTCAATTCACCGGCAGCCATTAAATTCTTCAGTTCATCGCTATCGTTGGGTAAAAATTGTTCAATTGGCAAGTTGCAGGAATTCATTATTCGTAGACATTCATCATCTTCGGTTGCCAAGAATATGGAAGAACATTGTGTAGTGCCTGATGTCATTGCCAAAGCTCCAAACGCTACGGCTTGTGTGGAATATGATGGCGGCATAAGCGTTCAACCCGGCGTGGTGCTAACACCAACACAA GTTAAAAACCAGCCTTCAGTTAAGTGGGAGGCTGATGATTCGAAATTTTATACTCTGTGCATGACCGATCCTGATGCACCAAGCCGCAAGGATCCAAAATTCCGTGAATGGCATCATTGGCTGGTGGGCAACATTCCTGGAAATAAGATCGACAAGGGAGAGGTACTGTCTGCCTACATTGGTTCAGGTCCTCCAGAGGGAACCGGCTTGCATCGTTACGTCTTCCTTATCTATGAGCAGAAATGTGAACTGAAATTCGATGAGAAACGTTTGCCCAACAATAGTGGAGACGATCGTGGTGGTTTTAAGATTGCCAAATTCGctgagaaatataatttgggggATCCAATTGCCGCCAATCTTTATCAGGCTGAATTTGATGATTATGTACCGATTCTTTATAAGCAATTAGGTGCCTAA
- the LOC6642466 gene encoding magnesium transporter NIPA2 has protein sequence MNSEASSLQQQTGSGSSSMASDTNLNSATPTVAAPYYNTDFYIGVGLAIFSCFFIGSSFIIKKKALLRLSRHGEVRAAAGGFGYLREWIWWAGLLTMGLGEAANFAAYAFAPASLVTPLGALSVIISAVMASRFLNEKLNLLGKLGCFLCILGSTIIVIHSPKEKEIEDLQVLFNMLQDPVFILYVICIFGSSAFVACFVAPRHGHANVVVYIFLCSGIGSLTVMSCKALGLAIRQTLANGGNVFLTWMPWFLIVITVTFIAIQMNYLNKALDIFNTSIVTPVYYVMFTTLVITASAILFKEFTDMRFDDILGDICGFLIVITAVFMLNAFKDLDISLNDVRGLMRPKMQRVSQFDEEVLVAGNGHGDKDQRRFSYGSSDIFRKA, from the exons ATGAATAGCGAAGCCTCATCACTGCAGCAGCAGACGGGGAGTGGTAGTAGCAGTATGGCATCAGACACCAATTTGAACTCAGCCACACCCACTGTGGCTGCACCGTACTACAACACGGACTTTTACATCGGAGTTGGTTTGGCCATATTTTCCTGTTTTTTCATTGGCTCCAGTTTCATTATTAAAAAGAAGGCTCTCCTGCGCCTTAGTCGACATGGTGAGGTGCGAGCTGCAGCTGGAGGATTCGGTTACCTGAGGGAATGGATTTGGTGGGCAGGTCTGCTGACAA TGGGACTGGGTGAGGCGGCCAACTTCGCTGCCTATGCCTTTGCTCCGGCGTCTCTCGTCACACCTCTGGGTGCTCTCAGTGTTATCATATCAGCGGTAATGGCTTCACGTTTCCTCAACGAGAAACTCAATTTGTTGGGTAAACTGGGATGTTTTCTATGCATATTGGGTTCAACGATAATTGTGATTCACTCGCCAAAGGAGAAGGAAATTGAGGACTTGCAAGTGCTCTTTAACATGCTACAGGATCCAGTTTTCATACTCTATGTCATATGCATATTTGGTTCCAGTGCATTTGTGGCCTGCTTTGTGGCTCCCCGTCATGGTCATGCCAATGTTGTGGTGTATATATTCCTTTGTTCGGGTATTGGATCGCTAACAGTGATGTCTTGCAAGGCCTTGGGGCTGGCTATAAGACAGACTCTTGCCAATGGCGGCAATGTCTTCCTCACCTGGATGCCATGGTTCTTAATTGTAATCACAGTCACCTTTATAGCAATTCAAATGAATTATCTCAACAAGGCATTGGATATATTCAATACGAGCATTGTTACACCAGTTTACTATGTCATGTTCACAACTTTGGTAATTACCGCTTCGGCGATATTATTCAAGGAGTTTACTGATATGCGATTCGATGATATATTGGGTGATATTTGCGGATTCCTTATTGTCATTACCGCTGTATTTATGTTGAATGCCTTCAAGGATCTGGATATCTCACTGAATGATGTGCGAGGCTTAATGCGACCCAAAATGCAGCGAGTGTCGCAGTTTGATGAAGAAGTTTTGGTCGCAGGTAATGGACACGGAGACAAGGACCAGCGACGATTCTCTTATGGTTCGAGTGATATTTTTCGCAAGGCATGA
- the LOC6642382 gene encoding ADP-ribosylation factor-like protein 16, whose translation MMSCISNTIQFHEFLNLVLVVPICNKSAKVLWPTCCHSFSICLINKSMSSCICLGPKRAGKTHLLMALQDPDSIDSTSYSMPTIGTGIYRINFPVQSPSGDSNPNKHLPKSIQILEIGGSMAPLWRQYFEDVKKLIYVVDTSNLCQISAAGVLFYSILTEPRLQKVKILLVLSKMDYSYRQMRNEALLMLQMSKLQKQIRQQVTIVEASAVTKVGLDEIYQWLQRP comes from the coding sequence ATGATGTCCTGCATCTCGAACACTATCCAGTTCCATGAGTTCCTCAACCTAGTTTTGGTCGTACCCATCTGCAACAAAAGCGCAAAGGTACTTTGGCCAACATGTTGTCATAGTTTTAGCATTTGTTTAATCAATAAAAGTATGTCGTCGTGTATTTGTCTGGGTCCCAAACGTGCGGGCAAAACTCATCTTTTGATGGCCCTGCAAGATCCAGATTCCATTGATTCCACCAGCTATTCGATGCCCACCATTGGCACTGGAATCTATCGAATTAATTTCCCTGTCCAGTCGCCGTCAGGTGATTCAAATCCCAACAAACATCTGCCAAAATCCATACAAATTCTTGAGATAGGCGGTAGTATGGCTCCACTGTGGCGTCAGTACTTTGAAGATGTCAAAAAACTCATCTATGTGGTGGATACTTCCAATCTATGCCAGATTTCAGCAGCTGGTGTCCTCTTCTATTCGATCTTAACTGAGCCACGATTACAGAAAGTCAAAATTTTATTGGTACTAAGTAAAATGGATTATTCTTATCGCCAGATGCGCAATGAGGCATTACTTATGCTCCAAATGTCCAAGCTGCAGAAGCAAATCCGTCAACAGGTGACAATTGTGGAGGCCAGTGCTGTTACCAAGGTGGGATTAGACGAAATTTATCAATGGCTGCAAAGGCCCTAA
- the LOC6642383 gene encoding tetratricopeptide repeat protein 8, giving the protein MELEYFRAVSLYRRRSYEQCAEMCNALLQSGHENNVQMFATNEKEDEEEDQAAATTTTAAGGGETNSSSSRYGSNLQRIGPRRRNEPRRAGGDNAMPTWLMEGVWQLKMRALTQRVYLDDLEADDVAGNEAQEEVEFERIATAARPGSSIKTAFQPRPSTSQLMKNRHSSDGRLNSTTSRPTSAAAVARPGTSLSRPGSASRPVSRCGTAARVRSTSATAFNVADATSKLYQASRLNPTIYAERQTLVKALFQFLYYHEADVQKAYSLCQAVMEVQRQRPSNPSEPSPRFDWWWQQQMGRCLLALNYPRRAEPCLLQSLNVFPHPDTYLLLSRVYQRLKQPERALILIGQIVEQRPFDITYRLEQARVYQSMGEPKQEDALQLYRLVAKLQPINIEALANIAMNYFYDNNPEMALMYYRRILSLGVHSVELYCNIALCCLYGGQIDLVLPCFQRALALVTSASTSSLAEQRADVWYNLSFVALTSGDFLLARRCLQLCLTSDARHGAALNNLAVLSAQNGDVMAAKSYLTAAQDVAPDSLEVSSNIQFMDLHYKL; this is encoded by the exons ATGGAGCTAGAATATTTCAGAGCCGTCTCTCTCTATCGCCGTCGTTCGTATGAGCAATGTGCAGAGATGTGCAACGCCCTATTGCAGTCTGGTCACGAAAACAATGTTCAAATGTTTGCCACCAACGAAAAGgaggatgaggaggaggatcaggcagcagcaacaacaactacggCGGCAGGAGGAGGGGAAactaacagcagcagcagcagatacGGTAGCAATTTGCAACGCATTGGCCCCAGGCGAAGAAACGAACCTCGACGAGCAGGTGGAGACAATGCCATGCCCACATGGCTGATGGAGGGCGTTTGGCAATTAAAAATGCGTGCCCTAACCCAGCGTGTCTATTTGGATGACTTGGAGGCAGACGATGTGGCCGGCAATGAGG CCCAAGAGGAAGTGGAATTCGAGAGAATAGCCACCGCTGCCCGACCAGGCAGTAGCATCAAGACAGCTTTCCAGCCGCGTCCATCGACCAGTCAGCTAATGAAGAATCGACATTCTAGTGATGGGCGGCTTAACAGCACCACGTCGAGACCCACTTCAGCGGCCGCAGTGGCTCGGCCGGGCACTAGTTTGAGTCGTCCTGGTTCGGCATCTCGCCCGGTATCACGTTGTGGCACCGCTGCTCGGGTTAGAAGCACCTCGGCCACGGCATTCAATGTGGCCGATGCCACATCAAAGTTATATCAGGCATCCAGATTGAATCCAACCATTTATGCCGAACGTCAGACCTTGGTCAAGGCCTTGTTTCAATTTCTCTACTATCACGAGGCGGATGTGCAGAAGGCCTATTCCTTGTGTCAGGCCGTCATGGAGGTGCAAAGGCAAAGGCCATCGAATCCCAGTGAGCCTTCACCCCGTTTCGATTGGTGGTGGCAACAGCAAATGGGCCGTTGCCTCTTGGCCCTCAACTACCCGCGACGTGCGGAGCCCTGTCTATTGCAATCCTTGAATGTTTTTCCTCACCCGGACACATATTTGTTGCTATCACGTGTCTATCAGAGGCTTAAACAACCGGAAAGGGCTCTAATTCTTATTGGCCAGATAGTGGAGCAGAGACCCTTTGATATCACCTACAGATTGGAGCAGGCACGCGTCTATCAGAGCATGGGAGAACCGAAGCAGGAAGATGCCTTGCAACTCTATCGTTTGGTGGCCAAACTTCAGCCCATAAATATCGAAGCATTGGCCAATATTGCCATGAACTATTTCTATGATAACAATCCGGAAATGGCTCTTATGTATTATCGTCGCATCCTGTCGCTAGGCGTTCACTCTGTTGAGCTTTACTGTAATATAGCTCTCTGTTGCCTCTATGGCGGACAAATTGATTTGGTCTTACCCTGTTTCCAGAGAGCTTTGGCCTTGGTAACATCAGCATCGACATCCTCGCTGGCCGAACAACGCGCCGATGTTTGGTATAATCTTAGCTTTGTGGCTTTAACTTCTGGTGATTTCCTGCTGGCCCGAAGATGTCTCCAGCTCTGTCTCACCTCAGATGCTCGACACGGAGCTGCCTTGAACAATTTGGCCGTATTATCTGCTCAAAATGGTGATGTAATGGCAGCTAAATCGTATCTAACTGCCGCCCAAGATGTGGCACCCGATTCATTGGAAGTATCCAGCAATATTCAGTTTATGGACTTGCACTATAAGTTGTAA